TCTCCTGCTGTTGCGGTGTTGTTGTCAATGTGAATTTCGTAACGCACATTTTCTCCAAAAGTATAGTAGTTAGGTCCTCCGTGTGGCAATTCTGCGGGAATGTAGTTCGCAATAATTGTGACCATGTTTGGATTGTCTGGACTCACAAAAGCATACACATCCGTGTTGTCTGCCAAAGGGTCGTCAGAAATAAGGGGTGCTTCTCTATGACTGGAAGCAAATGCCATGAGCGGCACCAGTATTAAAAGCAACATCTGGATTGCTTTGGATGATATATTAAATTTTATTGATTTCATTTGTTATATTTATTGTAAGGATTGTTAAAATGTTTGATTGAACTATGGGAATCAGATTTCAGAAGTTTTAACGAACTTCTGAAATCTACCTCTATTACTGTCCAACTTCTGTTCCTCTCCAAGGCAAAGCCAAATATGGGAAAGCACTTCTAAAAGGAGCGTCGTTTTCATCTACGCCAGTAGAGTAGGTCAAAACGTCAATCAAATCTTGTGATACTGGATTTTCTCCATCAAAATCGTCGTACCACAAACCAATTGCAGCCAATACGATACCTGAAACTGCTTGTAATTCAATACGTGTTACATCATCTTCCAATCGGCGACCATTCGGGAAACCATCCATATTTGGAATAGATTCGATATCTGTATTGGTATTGAAGCGAGGATCAACCAATCCTAAAACAGCTGCTTGAACCAAACCCAATGCGCTAAAGTCTGCACTATTTCTTGGAGTAGCTGGTACGGCCATGTTCAAACGAAGCATGTCACCACCATTTGGCAAGAAATTGTTGATGAATGGTTTACCTGCTGCAAGTGGATTACCTGCTTTGCCTGTTGCCAATTGATAAGGTGGGAAATTGGGTGCTCCTGTGTGAAAAATTGGCCATAAATCGGCAGAACGTGGTGCGCCTGCTTTTGGTAACAACAAGGTTCCGAAAACTGCATCATCCAAAGCTGTTCCTGCAACTGCATCTGAACCCTTCAATGGGAATAATCCGTCTCCACCGTTGGTGAAATCTAATCCAAGACCCAATGAGTTTGTTTGGATACGTAAAGGGGCAAATGCTGGTACAGCACCACCAAATTGATCATCATCCATGTACAATGCCAATTCTGGATTGTAGAAATATTCGAAGTGGTCTGGATTTTCGTTGTAAGGAGTTCTTGAATTCCACTCGTCTTTTGAGCCAATAGGAATAACTGCTTCATTGGTCAATGGCATTCCCAAGCGAGATACTTGTACCCACATACCACTGTCGGTAGGTTTTGTACCATCTGTGTTGAGTGTACGCATTGAAGGGCGACTTGCAGAAGCCCATACGCCGATGACGTAGTTTCCATCTAATATATTGTCTGCCATATTTACGCCCATTCCGTCTTTTTGAAGGGTGCTGATAGGGATTTGAAGGGCAATTGTATGGCAGTTTACACCACCTAAACCATCACGAGGGTTTTCGCCTCCTTGACGTGGCAAGTTTCCTAAGTCAAATACAGCTCCTAAATCTACATAAAATGGATCATCTACTGGACCACAAAAAACTCTTTCACCAGTAGAGGCAGTAGTGATAGCACTATTGGAAAGAGAAGCATAACTTGTAGCACCTAAACCAACGCCACTTTCGATAGAACGAGGGCCGATATTTGTAGGAGGTACGATACCATTTTCTACAATGATTTGGAAGGTTTCACCGCCATCTACACTTCTTTCGAGTGTGTAGGTAGCTTTTCTGTTTTGTGCGCCCAATCGGATATTGAAGAAGGTGGTTGGGTCTTCGTTTGTGTGGGTAAATGTGGCTCGGTAAATAATTTCGTCGCCCACTACTCCTGCATCATTGTCAATATGAATTTCATATCGAATGTTTTCGCCAAAAGTGTAATAGTTTGGACCGCCTTGTGGCAATTCAGCAGGAATGAAATTCGCAATGATAGTTACCATATTCGGATTGTCTGGGCTTCTAAAAGCGTATAAATCCGTGTTGTCTGCCAGTGGGTCATTGGCAATCAATGGAGCTTCTCTATGGCTGGAAGCTTCAACGGGAGTAGAAAATATTCCGAATGTCATGAGTAGGCAAAGGAACATTAACCATAGACTTTGGGTACTCCCCATAAAATGAGGTGACTTTGTTGAATACATAGTTAAAGTATTTAGAATTAAGAAATGAGATTAATAATGAAAAGAAATAAAAACTTTAGGATGATTACCAAGCTATTAATACAAACATATGCTGTAATTCTTCAAAAAAATTAATTGTTATGTGTTTTTTTGAAGGAAATGAATAGGTACACATTTATGATTTCGATTTCCTTTTATTTTTTTCAATTAATAGATGAACACTAATTGTATTGTCGGTGCTCGGTTTAACTTACGAGAGAAAAGAATGTTTGGATTACGGAGATTCAAAAAAAAAATAAAAAAAGATGCCATCTTCTTAATTAAAAAAAGATAGCATCTAACAATTTTAAAAACTTTTATTAAACAATACTAAATCATTTATTTAGAAACAATCAGTTTGCTGTTGGTAATCATGTTGCCTTGACTATCACTCAATCTGGCAATGTAAATACCCGCAGGTAATTCAGTAACATCCAAAGGTATTTGGTAAGAATGTTCTGCATCAACTGCACCATTGAAAAGGGTAGCCAATTTTTGACCAGAAATCGTGTAAATTTCTAAGCTAACTGTTTGTGCTTGGTTCACCACAAATTGAAGGTCAGCATTCAAACTAGCTGGGTTTGGAGAAATCAACAAAGAAGCATCTGATAACTCTGCAATGGCTGCTTTGCCACCACGACCACCACTGCC
The Chitinophagales bacterium genome window above contains:
- a CDS encoding DUF4331 domain-containing protein — protein: MYSTKSPHFMGSTQSLWLMFLCLLMTFGIFSTPVEASSHREAPLIANDPLADNTDLYAFRSPDNPNMVTIIANFIPAELPQGGPNYYTFGENIRYEIHIDNDAGVVGDEIIYRATFTHTNEDPTTFFNIRLGAQNRKATYTLERSVDGGETFQIIVENGIVPPTNIGPRSIESGVGLGATSYASLSNSAITTASTGERVFCGPVDDPFYVDLGAVFDLGNLPRQGGENPRDGLGGVNCHTIALQIPISTLQKDGMGVNMADNILDGNYVIGVWASASRPSMRTLNTDGTKPTDSGMWVQVSRLGMPLTNEAVIPIGSKDEWNSRTPYNENPDHFEYFYNPELALYMDDDQFGGAVPAFAPLRIQTNSLGLGLDFTNGGDGLFPLKGSDAVAGTALDDAVFGTLLLPKAGAPRSADLWPIFHTGAPNFPPYQLATGKAGNPLAAGKPFINNFLPNGGDMLRLNMAVPATPRNSADFSALGLVQAAVLGLVDPRFNTNTDIESIPNMDGFPNGRRLEDDVTRIELQAVSGIVLAAIGLWYDDFDGENPVSQDLIDVLTYSTGVDENDAPFRSAFPYLALPWRGTEVGQ